ttttgttaattattaaatcaaatagattcgcaattaaatcaaataaattctaTCCGGTTAATTCCGTTAAATTGTCAAACTAATGTCaacatattgttttataaaatttcacaaCTGATAAATCGAGTTGAGGTTTAAATTTACATTAGCCAGTGAACCAATTAAATTACCAATCCAATCAAACCTTTGTATTGAAGTCAATATGTTGATTCCTAAAATCTTACTATTGATGGGTTTTGAAGTTAACAATAGCTAGGAGCATGCACAGTATCAtcaatttgtaataaaattatatatttttaatttaaatatataaataaataaatatgtattattatataattaaataattattaattaaaaattattatttattgactGCCCCTCTTACAATGGGATAGTGAAAATTCTGTGATCGGGTTTGAGTCCGAAgaattttgattgaatattgatgcaatatttatttaatctactCGTTGCTCAGAAGCCATACTTGAATAAGGCGAAAGCTTGACCTTGACCATTTCAATTCAACTTCACCAAATAGGCAGGCAGATGATTCAACCAGACGCACACACACAAGACAGAAACTTACGGTAGCCCAAGTTGGACGTTAGCCAATTGAAAGCTTGTCTTGCCCAAGTGCGTAAACAATTATGAAAGAGATAACCATAGAAATTCACCCAGCGTTGGCAGCCATGGAAGACATATCTAcactttaataattataatcaataagGTCGTTGAAAGAGATTAGACGTGACCTGGTAACCAATAGGTGGAGCTGGCGAGGCATTGAAGTCaatggaaaaaatattgaaatagtTGTATTAGCTTGGTGGTCAGATTCACGTATTGAATCAAAAAAGCTCTCACCTGTCTCGTCTCTCCCTCCAtaaatcatcatcattgtcaGTTGCCAAAAGAGGAAGCTAAGAGAGCTCCGTTTCACGGCATGGATAGCGACAATTTGTTAAGGGAAACCGCAGGGAAGCCGATTCGATGCAGAGGTAGTTTTCATACCTTATATCAATTTTACAATAGTGATTTTCATGGGCATGCATTTTGGTTTCATCTTCTCCttattatgagaaaaaaaaaaaaaatgcagctGCCATAGCTCGAGTGCCAGGGGAGTCTCTGGTAATAGAGGAGATTCTAGTGGACCCTCCGAGTTCCCATGAAGTTCGGATTCGAATCATCTGTACAGGTCTCTGTCACAGCGATATCACTTTCTGGAAAATGAAGGTCTATCTCGTTGAACACTTCACCTTCtcttcacttttttctttttaattttcttactatttatttgtatttattcatTGTTTTGGCTTGAAGGATTTTCCTGCTGTTTTCCCAAGAATTCTGGGTCATGAGGCTATTGGGTAAGATTGATATCTTCCAGTTACTTTCTGACAGAATTCAATAGAACAGAGCTGTTTTCGTGGAAGCCTTTTCATTTAAGGAGTCACATAAAGTTGCAACTTCGAGTTGAGAATAGAGTTGACTTTTGATTTATTAGCATTTCCAGTGgcttttcaaaatattgtttcaattttgttttcttttgaggAATTCTTAGTATCACAATTATACATACTGTACAATGGTTGTTAAGAATTGGCAACCACTTCCATTACAAGGCACTCTTGGTGGGCAAGATATATGAGCTTAACCCATGAAGAACTATTTTAGTAGGGTTTAAAGtgaaatcattttaatatatactgatcaaaatcttttattttgattaatgcgAGTCAAACTTCCTCAACCTTACAATTTTGATGAGTCGAACTCCTCAGACTTGAGCTTGACTTTAAAACATACTTACTAGAGCTCAAGCTCAATATTGTCTAAAGGAAATTTGTTGATCTAACAATCTAGctcaaactaatttaatttgaatctaatggTTTATATTAGGGATAAAAATTCCattatataaacacattattaTCTTATATGAGTGATGTAGTAAATACATTCTTATTCACAAGATGGTTGAGAAGATATTGAATTAACATTGACTCTATAGAACATAGCCCGTATCATGtgtattctttctctttattgtTTGAATGTACTTGTTTTATTGATTCCAGACACTTTTAGTTCGATCAATCATGAAAGAGTtaattattgagtttttttgttacaaaatgAACTTATAAGGGATCAATGTTTGTTTTGCAGGAAGGTGGAAAGTGTGGGGGAGAATGTAAAAGATGTAGCAGAAGGAGATATTGTGATACCATATTTTCTGGCAGATTGTAGTGAATGTGTCGATTGCAAGTCAAAGAAGAGCAACCTATGTTCAAAATTCCCCTTCAAGGTCTCTCCTTGGATGGCTAGATCTGAGACAAGCAGATTCAGAGATCTCAAGGGACAAactttgcatcattttttatttgtttcaagtTTTAGTGAGTATACTGTGGTAGACATTGCTAATATAGTAAAGATTGACCCCGACGTCCCTCCAAGTAAGGCATGCCTCCTAAGTTGTGGGGTATCAACAGGTACTAGCCACTGACTCTCATCAATTTGATTGTCGTGAGATTTCTGTCTATTTTTTGTGTCCAATTCTTCCTTGAGCGAACTAAAAAGTGTGTGAAGccaataaattaaagaaataacgTGTTATTTACCTTGGATCATTCAGAACAGTTAGGTCtagtaaaatttatattatttttacttttttcattacaatgaatatattttacTATTGAGTTGTTATATTActcatacaataaaataatgtatttatatactaTGATTTTTATCCTTGAGAGGAACCTATTAGGATTATTAAGCCCAAACCACTTATGGGTCTGAGGGCGCTTTCTCAACTCCGGCATTCCATGGTTCAATCAAATTTAGAATTGCCTTGGTCCATTCCTGCCTCAGCTGCTTTATTGGAGTTCTTGTAAAATTCCCCAATGCTCTCTTGAacattaaaatgtttaattccAGTTGGAAAAGACATTTTACTTTTGGTTTTTATATGCATCTTTATAAGTATTACTGGTTGTTCTGAATATGATAATACCTATGCTCTGTGGAAAAAGCATTTACTTCCAGTATTTACTGCAATTTGAGTTTTGTAGGGGTTGGAGCTGCTTGGAGAACAGCAAACGTGGAGGCTGGATCAACTGTTGTCATATTTGGGCTAGGATCAATTGGATTAGCTGTATGATTTAGAGATTTTTCTGTTATATTATCCCTTATATCTGGAATTTCAAACCTGACACCCTGTTGGAAAAAAAAGCTGATTGATATATATTTCGGTACGTAGGTCGCAGAGGGAGCAAGACTTTGTGGTGCTACTAGAATTATAGGTGTCGATGTGATTCCAGAGAAATTTGAAATAGGTGAGTGAAATGTAAGCATATGGATTTCCGACTTCATTTTTGGAGAAATGAGTGTATTTTGAATGATGAATGATTTTGACAATGCTTGCATATCATCTGTGTTGGATTGTCTCACATTGGTTGAGAGAGTGGTTAGGTGTTAGTGCATAAATATGAAGGAGAGTCTCACCATTAAGTTACCTTTTGGGTAGAAGAGACCCAATAACATTTAATAATAGTATCAAAATCTGGTTGCAATAACTCCACCTAAGAGtatattaaaatgattgatCAATGTGAAGCTTTAACCAATAACCTTGTTGCTCATTCGAATGACTGGTTGTGTGGAGTGTTGGACCAATAGAGTGTATAAGTTTGAGAGAAATTCTCACCCCTTAAGCTAGCTTCTGGGGGAGATAGAGAGCTAATAACAACTAACTCATTTCTCCTTCATATGACTAGTTGTTGTGAGGAGTGTTGAACCAATGAAGTGTAAAGTGTGAGAAAAAACCTCATCTCTTCAACTAGCTTTTAGGATGGGAGAGGTCTAATAACACCTAACTATATAAACTATTATAGTTCTTGACAATTAGTTGCTTGTGCATGCATATTATGAATCAATTGCAAGTTTTGATTGATAAGAAGTCTAATGTTTACTATTGTGCAGGCTAATGAAAACTATGATTTTACTGATTTCTGGTTGACTGTCTTTTCTCATGGATGTAGGAAAAAAGTTTGGAGTCACAGAATTTGTTAATGCTAAAAGTTGTGGGGATAAATCAGTAAGCCAGGTCTACCTCTCAATCCATGATCTCTCTTTGTACTTCTGATCTTTAGTTGGATCTTTTATTGGCATGACAATTTATCTGCCTTTGTTGATTAGATCTTGTGCTTCAACTGGCTggtaaaaatttttatcaaggGTACATGTTATGATTTCCAAAGATATTATCATAAGTGGGATTATGAAGTCAATCTTGAGTTTCACATAAAtgttgtgatattttctaaatctGAAGGGTTTGAGGAGACCTTGTGGCTTCAGTCCCTACAAATGATATTGCCTAACATGCCACTTAAAGTAATGAAGTATTATACGTTTTAATCTTTGTTGGTCTTTTGATTTTACCATCAAAAGACgactcataaaagaaaatgagataattagTTTATATTGATTTAAGACTCTCAACTCTAATTCAATGTGAGATTTTTTGCATCAATAGtgagtattattatattttaaaactaataacaAAGATTTATTCCTTTCTAGATTGGGTGTGACTGGGGACAAAGAGAGGGAGGGGAGTCAgcatgggaaaaaaaaaaacttccttGTAAagcaaatattaattttcattaggATTACtctaatttagattttttattttttcaatttgaacagGTAATCAATGAGATGACTGATGGAGGTGCAGATTACTGCTTTGAGTGTGTTGGTTCTTCATCCTTGGTGCAAGAAGCGTATGCTTGCTGTCGAAAGGTCTGCTTCTTCACTCTTGCTCACAATTAAGATGATGTAAAGAAAAAGACACCCAAAAGAAGAATATTGGGTTGTTTACATCATATAGATACAGTTTGACTGGCCATTCCAAAGACTTGAGAAATAGTGGTGGATTAAAAACCGAATCATTCAGTTTgaatgagttgaatttgagttagaacTCTAGTTCAACGacttaatttaattgtttttttgataatattgtttatcttattGGTAACATTGTTTATCTCATTAACAACCTTCTAAGAATActgtaattaatttgaatgagcttaaacttgatattATAGATTTGAGCCAAATTAGAGTTTGAAACCACCCTCACTTGAGATAGGTTACTCACTTGAGATAGGTTACTTTGAGGATCTTTACCTTgctttttcatcaaaatttaggGATGGGGAAAGACAGTTGTGTTGGGAGTGGACAAGCCAGGAGCACAGGTGAGCTTAAGCTCTCTTGATGTCCTTGAGAGTGGAAAAATTCTGAAGGGATCATTGTTTGGAGGACTCAAAGCTAAAACTGACATTCCAATTCTGCTGAAACGTTACATGGACAAGGTAATATACGGTTGGTTTGAGTTTCTTGCCTGACTGTCTTGATTGAGAAGCCTAACaagtcattttaattttttttttttttcaggaatTACAATTAGATGAATTTGTGACACATGAGATGAAGTTTGAAGAGATCAATAAAGCCTTTGATTTACTTATTCAAGGAAAGTGTCTACGGTGTGTCATTTGGATGGACAAATAAAGGGAGCTTGcttttttttaacttcactTTTTACCCTGCCTCCAAAATTTACtgcttttatttcaataatatccTTCCCAGTTTCTCGTGCTCGTGTATGTAAGCTTCTCAATTGTCTTTGAATAAATGCCAGAAGAAAGCctaaataattcatataaatggGCAATCAATAGTCATTGTCTCTGTTACAGTCATTACTCTCATTCAAAGTCTTCCGATTTtgaacaaaaatcaatttgagccagagtcaaattcaaaatggTTAGTTTAAGataaaactcaatttgattgaataatctCAGAAGTAAAATTGCTGGTGAGCAATATCGCCGTAATAACCCAATTCATCAAGTTCCATTCTTCATGCATCTTATTAAACTGACTTCATCACATCAATAATTTGGATGATTAGCTCTTTTCATTCAATGTAAACCACACATGCAATTCAGAAGtaaaggccatgaagcccatacCACAAGTGGAACGATCAATTGAAATAATCTGACAACTGACTAATACCAACCAACCATTAAGGatgaattgatttgaatataaatttttttatatgtgattgaacacatatattatttattaaaaacatttattattgaatataattttttatatttatatataaatttaattgtatcatattatcaaTCTGATCTATCAGCCTAAACGTTCAAATCAATGACCGATGCTTTAACCGGGCAATCTTGACCTAAACCTAAAAACATTGGTTGGCAGTCATAATCTCAAGAGATCAGTCCGTTGATAAATAGTAAGCCTGCACTTTTAAACCCGGTAAAACCCAATAACCTCGACAGccgaaaaaaaaagtttaagatATTGACggcattttaaaaaatagttggCAGGCAAATGAACAATCAATTAGAATTTAGAGGGCAATCAATTCGAATTAATGATATGAGGTTAAGATGGTAATTTCAACGCTATAATAGTTTAAACATTTTCATGGCGGCAACATTCTTCGCTCCTTCACTGCTACAAGATCTCCATCCCACTTTACTCTTCGCCAtggacaacaacaacaacaacgtCAAGTTTTCAAGTAAAACCGCAGGAAAGCCCATTCAATGTAGAGGTACTTCTCTATCATCAATCGTTAAATCTTGTTTCTTCTACCTGTCTCAGTGAAAGCATGAAATGGATTTGAAATTCGTGTTGAATTTTATCTTCTCTGagttctctctttttttaaaaattgcagCTGCGATTGCTCGACTTCCAGGGGAGCCTCTAGTAATAGAAGAGATTCTGGTGGACCCCCCGTGTTCCCACGAAGTTCGAATTCGGATAATTTGCGCAAGTCTCTGTCACAGCGATCTCACCGTGTGGAAAATGAAGGTCTTCCATTTAAACTCTTAACATTCTTGATTTTTCTTAGGTTTTTAcatttcttta
This is a stretch of genomic DNA from Mangifera indica cultivar Alphonso chromosome 11, CATAS_Mindica_2.1, whole genome shotgun sequence. It encodes these proteins:
- the LOC123230223 gene encoding alcohol dehydrogenase-like 7; this encodes MDSDNLLRETAGKPIRCRAAIARVPGESLVIEEILVDPPSSHEVRIRIICTGLCHSDITFWKMKDFPAVFPRILGHEAIGKVESVGENVKDVAEGDIVIPYFLADCSECVDCKSKKSNLCSKFPFKVSPWMARSETSRFRDLKGQTLHHFLFVSSFSEYTVVDIANIVKIDPDVPPSKACLLSCGVSTGVGAAWRTANVEAGSTVVIFGLGSIGLAVAEGARLCGATRIIGVDVIPEKFEIGKKFGVTEFVNAKSCGDKSVSQVINEMTDGGADYCFECVGSSSLVQEAYACCRKGWGKTVVLGVDKPGAQVSLSSLDVLESGKILKGSLFGGLKAKTDIPILLKRYMDKELQLDEFVTHEMKFEEINKAFDLLIQGKCLRCVIWMDK